From Candidatus Polarisedimenticolia bacterium, a single genomic window includes:
- the tatA gene encoding twin-arginine translocase TatA/TatE family subunit — MPSIGFPELLLILLIALLIFGPRKLPELGSALGRTIKEFRKGVKEAAEPTPEEKK; from the coding sequence TTGCCCAGCATCGGTTTCCCCGAGCTCCTCCTCATCCTCCTCATCGCCCTCCTGATCTTCGGACCCCGGAAGCTCCCCGAGCTGGGAAGCGCCCTGGGCCGCACCATCAAGGAGTTTCGCAAGGGGGTTAAGGAAGCGGCGGAGCCCACCCCGGAAGAAAAGAAGTAA